AAGAAGTTAAAGAACTTTATGCTGGAGAAATTGGTGCAGTTGTTGGTCTTAAAGATACAATTACAGGTGATACTTTAGCTTCTGAAAAAGATCCAGTTATTCTAGAAAGAATGGATTTTCCAGAACCAGTTATCAGCGTTGCTGTTGAGCCAAAAACAAAAGCTGACCAAGAAAAAATGGGTATTGCTTTAGGAAAACTTGCTGAAGAAGATCCATCATTTAGAGTATGGACTGATGAAGAAACTGGACAAACTATTATTGCTGGAATGGGTGAGTTACACCTTGAAATTCTTGTAGATAGAATGAAAAGAGAGTTTAAAGTTGAAGCTGAAGTAGGTGCTCCACAAGTTGCATATAGAGAGACTATTAGAAATGCTGTTAAGCAAGAGTATAAATATGCAAAACAATCTGGAGGTAAAGGTCAATATGGACATGTTTACTTAGAGATTAAACCAATGCCAGCAGGTAGCGAACCTACATTTAAGTTTAATAATGAAATTAAAGGTGGGGTTGTACCAAAAGAGTATATTCCAGCTGTTGAAAAAGGTGCATTTGAAGCTATGCAAGGTGGTATTCTTGCAGGTTATCCAATGGTTGATATTGAAGTTACTCTTTATGATGGAAGTTATCACGAAGTGGATTCATCTGAGATGGCGTTTAAATTAGCTGCTTCAATGGGATTCAAACAAGGTTGTAGAAGTGCAGCTGCTGGTGCAGTTTTACTTGAGCCAATTATGAAAGTTGAAATAGAGACTCCTGAAGATTATATGGGAGATGTTATTGGAGATTGTAATAAAAGAAGAGGACAAGTTCAATCTATGGATGATAGAGCTGGTATCAAACTTGTTACGGCAATGATTCCATTATCTGAAATGTTCGGATATTCAACAGATTTAAGATCTATGTCTCAAGGAAGAGCAACATATTCTATGATATTTGACTCTTACCAAGAAGTTCCTAGAAATGTATCTGAAGAGATAATGAAAAAAAGAAACGGTTAATCCATTTTAGATTTTTATTAAAAAGGGATGTGCTTTTGCATATCCCTTTTTTTATTAGTTTTATATGAGTAATTTACTACAATTGCAAATTATTTATATAAAATTAAAAATAAAAGATTTAAATTGAGATTAGATAGAAGCTATAAATTACTAAAAAAGATTGAAAATATTGGAATTATTTTAAAACCAAATAGTCCAGAATTAAAAGATGCATACTTAAAAATAAAAAATCTTTTTGAAAATAAAAATATAAATATTTTTCTTGAAGAACAATCAGCAAAAATGATAGATGATAGTGGCTTCTCTTTTGAAGATTTGTGTTCAAAAGTCGATTTTTTAGTAAGTGTTGGTGGAGATGGTACTCTTTTAGGAGTTGTAAGAAGAGCCTTTAAGTATGAGTTACCGGTACTTGGTATTAATTTAGGAACTTTAGGATTTTTAACTGATTTAAATATGAATCAACTTCCAGAGTTTATTGAAGATTTATTAAAGAATAATTATAAGATTAATCAAAGAATGATAATTAAAGGTTCAATAAAAAGTAAAAAATTTATAGCTTTTAATGATATTGTAATTTCTAGAAAAAATTTATCATCAATGTTAGAAGTTAAAGCAAAAATAGATGGAAAAGCTTTTAATACATATTTTGGTGATGGTTTGATTGTATCAACTCCAAGTGGCTCAACAGCTTACAACCTATCTGTTGGAGGACCAATAGTTTACCCATTAACTGAAGCTTTTATCATAACTCCTATAGCTCCGCATTCACTTACTCAAAGACCAATAGTTGTACCAGCTGATTTTGAAATAGAGTTTAAAGTTACACAAGATAGTGGAGCTGTTGTTATAATTGATGGTCAAGAGTTGTATGATTTAGAAAAAGATGAAATAATAAAAATAAAGATTGCTACAAAAAAAGCAAAAATGCTTCATAGAAGTAGTAGAGATTTTTTTAAAGTTTTAAGTGAAAAACTAAGATGGGGTAACTAAAAGTGATAACTAGATTATATATAAAAAATTGTCTATCTTTTAAAGAAGTAGATTTAGAGTTTAATAGTGGATTAAATATTTTTACAGGTCCAAGTGGAGCTGGAAAATCAATACTTATGAGAGAGATACTAGCTTCTTTTGGTCTTGAAGATGTAAAATCTGAAATAGTAGAGGTTAATTTAAATAATTCAAGAATAAAAAATGAAGAGTTTGATATAAATTTTGAAGAAGATATAGTAATAAAGTGTCTTAAAAAAGAGAAGGCAAGATATTTTTTAAATAGTCAATCTTTATCAAAAAAAACTTTGAGTGAAATATCAAATAATTTGATAAAATATTTAAGTCTTAGAGATACAAGTGATTTTAAAAGTGAAACTTTGATTGAATTTTTAGATAGATATGCAAACAAAAATTTTCCTGAATTTCAAAATATCAAGATAGATTTTGATAATAAATATAAAGAATTTATAGATATTGAAAAAAGATTATCTAAGATAAAAGATGATGAAAAAAATCTTGAAGATTTAAAAGAGTTTGCAAAATTCGAAATAGCAAAAATAGAAGAGATTAATCCAAAAGAGAATGAGTATGAAGAGTTAAATAGTATAAAAAAAGCTTTGGCAAAAAAAGAGAAAATTGAAGTTGCTAGTAAAAAAGCATCAATTATTTTTGAAAATGCAAGAGCAGTTAATGAGTTACTTGAGATTTTAGAAGTGGATTCAAGTTTTTTTGATGAAGCAATAAATGAATTTACAAATATTGTAGAAAAAGCAAATGATACACTTAGTGAACTTGAAGATATAAATATAGAAGAGACTTTAAATAGAATAGAGAAAATATCTTCTTTATTAAAAAGATTTGGTACCATAAAAGAGTGTTTAGAATATAAAGAGCAGAAACAAAAAGAGCTTGAAAATTACAATAATATTAGTTATGAAAAAGATGAGCTTGAGCAAAAGTATAATCAGCTAAATGAGATAATATTAAACTTATCATATAAAATATCAAACTATAGAGAAAAAAGTATAGGAATTTTAGAAAAAAGTGTTAACTATTATTTAGATTTTTTATATTTAAATAGTGCAAAAATTACTCTAACAAATAAAAAATTAGATTATAGTGGTGTTGATTTTGTAGAGTTTACATTAAATGGGGTTGCTATATCAACTATTAGCTCAGGAGAATACAATAGGCTAAGACTTGCTCTTTTAAGTTCAATTAGTGAGTTTGATATAGCAGATAATGGAGTACTTTTTTTAGATGAGATAGATGCAAACTTAAGCGGGAAAGAGAGTGATGCAATATCAAAAGTTCTTATAAAACTAAGTAAAAATTATCAAATTTTTGCAATCTCTCATCAAATACAGTTGGCTTCACAGGCAAATCAGCATTTTTTGGTAGAAAAGATAGATGGTAACTCAGTTGTTAAAATTTTAGATAGTACTCAAAGAGCAAAAGAGCTAGCAAGAATGATAAGTGGAGAAAATGTTACAAATGAGGCTTTAGATTTTGTAAAAAATTTGTTAAAGAGCTAAAAAATATAGATTTTTTTTAAATAATGATATAATAATGGCATTTAATTGCATTGGAGCTACAAAATGTCAAAAAATATATCAATAAAAGCAAAATTATTAATATTATCAATTGCGACAATTGTCTTAATATCAATAATTATAGCTATTGACTCGATTTATTCACTTAAATCTTTTTCAAGTGAAACAATAGAGAAGTATAAAGAAGAAGCTTATGCAAAAAAAGAGGAAGAGCTTAAAAACTATGTTTCTTTAGCTATGAAAACAGTTGAAGCTTATCATCAAAGAACTTCTGTAGAAAAAGTTAAAATTGAGGTTGAGGAAGAGCTTAAAAAACAGACTATGTTTTTGTTTTCTATTTTAGAAGCAGAGTATGAAAAAAATAAAAATATCCTATCTAAAGATGCTTTACAAGAGAGATTAAAAGATATTGTAAATGCTACTAGATATAGTAAAACAGGATATTTTTGGATAAATGATTTAGATGCGGTTGTTTTAATTCACCCAATTAATCCTAAGTTAAATAATAAAGATATGCATGAATACAAAGATCCAAATGGGAAACAAATATTCAAAGAGTTTGCAGATATTGCAAAAAAAGATAAAGAGGGTTTTATTGATTATGTTTGGCCAAAACCAGGTTTTGACCAACCACAACTTAAAGTATCTTTTGTAAAGTTATTTGCTCCATATAACTGGGTTATTGGAACTGGTGAATATGTTGAAAATGCTACAGCTAAAATTCAAGCAGAAGCTTTAAAAACTATTTCAGAGATGAGATATGCAAATAATGACTATTTTTGGATAAATGATTCTCACCCTAAAATGATTAACCACCCTACAAATAGTAAATTAAATGGAACAGATTTAAGTAATTATGCTGATCCTTATGGTACAAAACTCTTTGTAGAGATGGCAAGAG
Above is a genomic segment from Aliarcobacter cryaerophilus containing:
- a CDS encoding AAA family ATPase; translation: MITRLYIKNCLSFKEVDLEFNSGLNIFTGPSGAGKSILMREILASFGLEDVKSEIVEVNLNNSRIKNEEFDINFEEDIVIKCLKKEKARYFLNSQSLSKKTLSEISNNLIKYLSLRDTSDFKSETLIEFLDRYANKNFPEFQNIKIDFDNKYKEFIDIEKRLSKIKDDEKNLEDLKEFAKFEIAKIEEINPKENEYEELNSIKKALAKKEKIEVASKKASIIFENARAVNELLEILEVDSSFFDEAINEFTNIVEKANDTLSELEDINIEETLNRIEKISSLLKRFGTIKECLEYKEQKQKELENYNNISYEKDELEQKYNQLNEIILNLSYKISNYREKSIGILEKSVNYYLDFLYLNSAKITLTNKKLDYSGVDFVEFTLNGVAISTISSGEYNRLRLALLSSISEFDIADNGVLFLDEIDANLSGKESDAISKVLIKLSKNYQIFAISHQIQLASQANQHFLVEKIDGNSVVKILDSTQRAKELARMISGENVTNEALDFVKNLLKS
- a CDS encoding NAD(+)/NADH kinase; this encodes MRLDRSYKLLKKIENIGIILKPNSPELKDAYLKIKNLFENKNINIFLEEQSAKMIDDSGFSFEDLCSKVDFLVSVGGDGTLLGVVRRAFKYELPVLGINLGTLGFLTDLNMNQLPEFIEDLLKNNYKINQRMIIKGSIKSKKFIAFNDIVISRKNLSSMLEVKAKIDGKAFNTYFGDGLIVSTPSGSTAYNLSVGGPIVYPLTEAFIITPIAPHSLTQRPIVVPADFEIEFKVTQDSGAVVIIDGQELYDLEKDEIIKIKIATKKAKMLHRSSRDFFKVLSEKLRWGN